The Brassica oleracea var. oleracea cultivar TO1000 unplaced genomic scaffold, BOL UnpScaffold00629, whole genome shotgun sequence nucleotide sequence AGGATGAATAATCTGATTTAGATCTCTTCCAAGGAACCAGTTAACTGTATCCAGAGCTAGAGTAGCTTGAATTTGGATAAGGGGTTTATTTGAGTCTAGCCAAGAAATAAATGGTCTATGCTTAGCCGGGTCATTTAGACCTcggacattccaaaaaaaaagttttacactaatttaaaaaagatgAGAGGGGCCTTCCATGGGTTTGGAAGAACCACTAGATACAAAAAGAGTAGGAGGGACAGTGTTTAACAAAAGGGGGAAGAAGTGGTTAGATGATAATAAGTTGGTTTGGGCTGATGATTGGTCAGTAGAGGAGGAAGTTACAGAGAATGGAGGAGCAAAGGGGTTTTGATTTTCTGTACAGGGTGGGGGTGATAAGGTTGGAGACGAGCGAGACCTCTTTAATGAAGGTCTAGTCGCATGAGCTGGGGTTGAAAAGGAGGAGGAGACCAAAGGAGGCGGTTTGAAGGGCGGGTGATTTAAGTGAGGGAGGCTGGTATTGAGGGAGGGGTATTGGTTGGGTGGGAGGTCGGGGGAGGGTCTTGAGTTATGGGATGGGTGGTGGTACTATTTTAGGGGGCAGTGTTTGAGGGGGTAGAGGTTTTTGAGGGGGTAGTTTCAATATCATTCAGTTTCTGTTTAGTTGAGGTTTCACCAGTGGCTTTGGGAGTCTGATGAGAGTTCTTTTTTGTCTTTGCAGGTGTCTTTGCAGggttttttgaaacataaatccGTTTCTGGACAGATGAAGTTTTACCTAGTGGAGGAGTGTAGAGCAAGCAGTTCCGTACTATATGACCCAATTCATGGCAATGGGAGCATGTTAGGGGAACCCAAGGGTAAGTAACTGCTAACTCAACTACTTCTCCATTTTCTCTCTCGGACTCCACAACAGTTGGAAGGGAAACAGTGAGGTCCACCTCGACCTTGATATGCGACATGGGGAGGCTTACAAGGTTTTTGGTGAACTCATCTACCTCTTTCGGTTCTCCAACGAGACCTCCTGCTAAACTGTAACCTTCTTCATGCCTCAGGTCAAGTGGGATATCTGTGAAGTGAG carries:
- the LOC106319825 gene encoding uncharacterized protein LOC106319825, which gives rise to MWGKGKRLEIHNNPLNHSTLVRIPSEYLRQKILEKNIWYVGDSMFHTAQWSSAHSKLTPPLKAIQIWAHFTDIPLDLRHEEGYSLAGGLVGEPKEVDEFTKNLVSLPMSHIKVEVDLTVSLPTVVESERENGEVVELAVTYPWVPLTCSHCHELGHIVRNCLLYTPPLGKTSSVQKRIYVSKNPAKTPAKTKKNSHQTPKATGETSTKQKLNDIETTPSKTSTPSNTAP